From a region of the Teredinibacter turnerae genome:
- a CDS encoding YgiQ family radical SAM protein — protein MPQIQAAPLTRYPKYWAECFGIAPFLPTSRAEMTELGWDSCDVVLISGDAYVDHPSFGMAVIGRLLESQGFRVGIIAQPDWTSAEPFRALGKPNLYFGVTAGNMDSLINRYTADLRIRHDDAYTPGGEGGKRPNRAVTVYSQRCKEAWKDVPVVIGGIEASLRRIAQYDYWSDEVRRSVLVDSTADILLYGNAERAVVEVTLRLAAGEPVSALTRIRGTTVILPAVPGGFTELDSSRIDWPGRIDAMPSPYEMRSANSCSETSGDVAAQNEQGEVVRIVPMPLRKWEQNLATDATCIRLPSFEKVSKDPVLYAHASRVLHQESNPHNARTLVQKHGKREVWVNPPAIPLTTEEMDHVFGLSYARVPHPMYQGKKIPAYDMIKTSVNIMRGCFGGCTFCSITEHEGRIIQSRSHASILREIEEIRDKVPGFTGTISDLGGPTSNMYTLNCKDPDIQASCRKLSCVYPGICKNLNTDHSPTTELYRKARRVEGVHTVAIASGLRYDLAVEDPEYVKELVTHHVGGYLKIAPEHSEQGTLSMMMKPGMGTYDRFEKMFYQFSKEAGKKQYLIPYFIAGHPGCSDEDMVNLALWLKRHGFEVDQVQTFYPSPMSLATAMYHSDRNPLKHLTYKSKKIFTPKIKQQRQLQKALLRYHDPENWPLLREALKAMGRGDLIGDSPQHLVPSENRELRMRSVNRRQGSPRAQKARGDKRNQKLPGKSPRRRRD, from the coding sequence ATGCCTCAGATTCAAGCTGCTCCACTGACCCGCTACCCGAAGTATTGGGCGGAGTGCTTCGGTATTGCCCCGTTCTTGCCAACCAGTCGTGCGGAGATGACCGAATTAGGGTGGGATTCCTGTGATGTAGTGTTAATCAGCGGCGATGCCTATGTGGATCACCCGAGCTTTGGTATGGCGGTTATTGGCCGCTTATTGGAAAGCCAGGGTTTTAGAGTAGGTATTATCGCGCAACCTGACTGGACCAGCGCAGAGCCCTTTCGTGCCCTCGGCAAACCGAACCTCTATTTTGGGGTAACCGCGGGCAACATGGATTCGCTGATCAATCGTTACACAGCCGATTTACGCATCCGGCACGACGACGCCTATACCCCAGGTGGCGAAGGCGGCAAGCGCCCGAACCGCGCGGTGACCGTGTACAGCCAGCGTTGCAAAGAAGCCTGGAAAGACGTTCCTGTGGTGATTGGTGGCATCGAAGCCAGTTTGCGGCGCATCGCCCAATACGATTATTGGAGCGATGAAGTTCGCCGTTCGGTTCTGGTGGATTCCACTGCCGATATACTCCTGTACGGTAATGCCGAACGGGCTGTTGTGGAAGTTACCCTGCGACTGGCGGCGGGCGAACCGGTTTCTGCGCTCACCCGGATTCGCGGTACCACCGTTATTTTACCTGCAGTTCCCGGTGGCTTTACCGAGCTGGATTCGTCGCGAATCGACTGGCCAGGACGCATAGACGCGATGCCCAGCCCCTACGAGATGCGCAGCGCGAACAGTTGTTCAGAGACCAGTGGGGACGTGGCTGCACAAAACGAACAGGGCGAGGTGGTACGCATTGTTCCCATGCCGTTGCGTAAGTGGGAGCAGAACCTTGCTACGGATGCCACCTGCATTCGCCTGCCATCGTTCGAAAAAGTCAGCAAAGACCCAGTGTTGTACGCGCATGCCTCGCGCGTGTTACATCAGGAGAGCAACCCTCACAATGCCCGCACCCTGGTGCAAAAACATGGTAAACGGGAAGTGTGGGTTAACCCGCCGGCGATTCCGCTGACGACCGAGGAAATGGACCATGTCTTCGGCTTGTCCTATGCGCGCGTGCCGCATCCGATGTATCAGGGCAAAAAGATTCCCGCCTACGACATGATAAAAACATCCGTGAACATTATGCGTGGCTGTTTTGGCGGCTGTACATTTTGCTCGATCACCGAGCACGAAGGCCGCATTATTCAGAGTCGCTCGCACGCGTCCATATTGCGTGAAATTGAAGAGATCCGCGATAAGGTGCCGGGGTTTACCGGCACTATTTCCGACTTGGGCGGGCCGACTTCCAATATGTATACGCTTAACTGCAAGGATCCGGATATTCAGGCGTCCTGTCGCAAGCTAAGTTGTGTTTATCCGGGTATTTGCAAAAACCTCAATACCGACCACAGCCCAACCACCGAACTCTATCGCAAGGCACGCCGGGTCGAAGGTGTCCACACCGTGGCGATTGCATCGGGATTGCGCTACGACCTGGCGGTTGAAGACCCTGAGTATGTGAAAGAGCTGGTGACTCACCATGTGGGTGGTTATTTAAAAATCGCGCCAGAGCACAGCGAGCAGGGAACGCTTTCGATGATGATGAAACCGGGCATGGGTACCTATGACCGGTTCGAAAAAATGTTTTATCAGTTTTCTAAAGAAGCCGGTAAAAAACAGTATTTAATTCCGTATTTTATTGCGGGCCACCCGGGCTGCAGTGATGAAGATATGGTTAACCTGGCGCTGTGGCTTAAACGACACGGTTTCGAAGTTGACCAGGTACAAACCTTTTACCCGTCGCCCATGTCTCTGGCAACGGCGATGTACCACTCTGACCGCAATCCGCTAAAGCACCTGACTTATAAGTCTAAAAAAATCTTTACGCCGAAAATCAAGCAACAACGGCAGCTGCAAAAAGCGCTGCTTCGCTATCACGATCCTGAAAACTGGCCATTGCTGAGAGAGGCCCTGAAGGCTATGGGGCGGGGGGACTTAATCGGCGATTCCCCTCAGCACCTGGTGCCCAGTGAAAATCGCGAGTTGCGCATGCGCAGCGTGAACCGTCGCCAGGGCTCACCTCGAGCGCAAAAAGCGAGAGGCGATAAGCGCAATCAAAAATTGCCGGGGAAATCGCCGCGCAGGCGGCGCGATTAA
- a CDS encoding NAD(P)/FAD-dependent oxidoreductase: MNIAIIGAGLAGLTAANLLQANGAKVRVFEKSRGVGGRLANKRLPWASLDLGAQYFTARDPRFRTKVDEWVRAGVVEPWSFSPYEVGEAGLRAREDSQTRYVGVPAMNSPAHELAENLDVSLNSRVERLLVANGQWCVVTGNDSNGDQERFDRVIVCLPANQSKALLHEYEIASRIPTEVHQACWALALATRGHVEGDIKGFFGDDLVSWVSRLSSRPMRDSSPHWDDLWMLHFAGDWSELQGKNTALDLVESGSQWLNRALTGYRSRPLRVVEHYSHFWRFARVIGQPLEHACLVDSDVGLAVAGDWAAGGRFEGAYLSGLTVAEQILTGL; the protein is encoded by the coding sequence ATGAATATTGCGATTATTGGTGCAGGCCTGGCTGGCCTGACTGCGGCAAACCTGTTGCAGGCGAATGGCGCCAAGGTACGTGTGTTCGAAAAGTCCCGAGGCGTCGGTGGCCGCTTGGCAAATAAACGACTGCCGTGGGCATCGCTGGATTTAGGCGCGCAGTATTTTACTGCGCGTGATCCGCGGTTTCGCACGAAGGTGGACGAGTGGGTACGCGCTGGCGTGGTGGAACCCTGGTCGTTTTCCCCCTACGAGGTTGGCGAGGCCGGCTTGCGCGCGCGGGAGGATAGCCAGACCCGGTATGTGGGGGTGCCTGCAATGAACAGCCCTGCGCATGAACTTGCCGAAAATCTGGATGTGTCTCTTAACTCTCGAGTCGAGCGTTTGCTGGTCGCTAACGGGCAGTGGTGCGTGGTCACTGGCAATGATTCAAACGGAGATCAAGAACGATTTGATCGGGTGATTGTGTGTTTGCCTGCTAACCAGAGCAAGGCTTTGCTGCACGAGTATGAGATTGCGTCTCGTATTCCCACCGAGGTTCACCAGGCGTGTTGGGCGCTGGCGCTAGCGACACGCGGACATGTGGAGGGCGACATAAAGGGCTTTTTTGGCGACGATCTCGTGTCCTGGGTTTCCCGCTTATCGTCGCGCCCAATGCGAGATTCGTCCCCACATTGGGACGATCTGTGGATGTTGCATTTCGCCGGCGATTGGTCGGAACTGCAGGGTAAAAATACCGCGCTGGATCTGGTGGAATCTGGATCGCAATGGCTGAACCGAGCACTGACCGGATACCGCTCACGACCACTGAGGGTAGTAGAGCACTATAGTCATTTTTGGCGGTTTGCCAGGGTGATAGGGCAACCGTTGGAGCACGCCTGCCTTGTCGACTCAGACGTCGGGCTGGCTGTCGCGGGTGACTGGGCTGCAGGTGGCCGATTCGAGGGCGCTTATTTGTCTGGTTTGACAGTAGCTGAGCAGATTTTGACTGGGCTATGA
- the galB gene encoding beta-galactosidase GalB — protein sequence MRTKAAIIGLALAISTGMLSACMWTKPSYESASSPRERLLLDDGWRFMKYENAADADGLVYDVRPDHSEHQDDKPADAKPTEAVTLHGGSNVLRPWILPMANPFIADPAEHYAAPASAPPHGDFPFIQADFDDRGWQTVSVPHDWAIQGPFYEGDNAPVGGGMGRLPSPGVGWYRKQIMLTEADAGKSLFLDIDGAMSYAMVWFNGHLVGGWPYGYASWRVDLTPYAEIGKPNQIAIRVDNPPASSRWYPGGGLYRNVWLVKTQPVHVAQWGTNIVVSAADEQEATVRLSVALNNQSPAAASVQVETDVFELNEQDEPVGAAVAKVGPISTDVEGRGAATVDSRFRVINPKLWGPRPTQTPNRYVAITKVVAQGKVVDEYRTPFGIRTIEIDPNIGVLVNGEHIYLQGVNQHHDLGALGAAFNVRAAQRQLELLQEMGTNAIRMAHNPPARELLTLTDKMGFLVVDEVFDSWQRKKTPLDFHLIFDDWSEADLRSMIRRDRNHPSVFMWSVGNEVGEQYTDTDGAKVGQRLHDIAHSEDPTRPTAASMNYAKAHMPFPETMDTISLNYQGEGIRDAEAYAHLKGIRTPPSYPQFHKAFPGKAIFSSENAAAVSSRGEYLFPVARGISAPVADGKGGDPSSAQVSAYELYTAPFGSSADKVFRSLAQHPYVAGGFVWSGWDYLGEPTPYYSARSSYFGVIDLAGFKKDRFYLYQAHWRPDYPMAHILPHWNWPDRVGKVTPVHVFTSGDEAELFVNGKSQGRKQKGDLEYRLRWDDVVYQPGELSVVAYKDGEKWATDTVVTTGEPAGLTLTVDRAGIQADGKDLAFVTATVVDANGRMVPTANPSLTFTVRGAGELVATDNGDATDLVAFPSAKRAAFNGLALAIVRAKPGSTGAIEVTVAGENLSSAVIELNSTK from the coding sequence ATGAGAACAAAAGCCGCCATAATTGGGCTGGCTCTCGCCATATCTACAGGCATGCTCAGCGCGTGTATGTGGACTAAACCTTCGTACGAGTCAGCTTCTTCGCCGCGCGAGCGGCTTCTGTTGGACGATGGCTGGCGTTTTATGAAATACGAAAACGCCGCTGACGCCGATGGGCTTGTGTACGACGTTCGTCCCGATCACAGCGAACACCAGGATGATAAGCCTGCGGATGCGAAGCCAACCGAGGCGGTGACGCTACACGGTGGGAGCAATGTATTACGCCCCTGGATTTTGCCGATGGCGAACCCGTTTATTGCCGACCCGGCCGAGCATTACGCTGCCCCCGCAAGCGCGCCACCCCACGGCGATTTCCCGTTTATTCAGGCGGATTTTGACGATCGCGGATGGCAGACAGTCTCCGTCCCTCACGACTGGGCAATTCAGGGGCCGTTTTACGAGGGTGATAACGCACCGGTTGGCGGTGGCATGGGCCGACTGCCAAGCCCCGGTGTTGGCTGGTATCGCAAGCAGATTATGTTGACGGAAGCGGATGCCGGTAAATCCCTGTTTTTGGATATTGACGGGGCCATGTCATACGCAATGGTGTGGTTCAACGGTCATTTGGTGGGCGGTTGGCCCTATGGTTACGCCTCCTGGCGAGTGGACCTCACCCCTTACGCGGAGATAGGTAAACCGAACCAAATTGCAATTCGGGTGGATAATCCGCCCGCATCCTCCCGCTGGTACCCCGGCGGCGGTCTCTACCGCAATGTATGGCTGGTAAAAACACAGCCGGTGCACGTGGCGCAGTGGGGGACGAACATTGTTGTTAGTGCGGCGGATGAACAGGAAGCGACAGTGCGCTTGTCTGTCGCGTTGAATAATCAATCGCCTGCCGCTGCATCGGTGCAAGTCGAAACCGATGTTTTCGAACTGAACGAGCAGGACGAGCCTGTGGGAGCGGCGGTCGCGAAAGTGGGGCCTATTAGCACAGATGTCGAAGGCAGGGGTGCGGCAACGGTAGATTCTCGCTTCAGGGTGATAAATCCCAAACTGTGGGGGCCGCGGCCAACCCAGACACCGAACCGCTATGTAGCGATTACCAAGGTAGTTGCGCAAGGCAAGGTGGTCGATGAGTATCGTACTCCCTTTGGCATACGCACTATTGAGATCGACCCGAACATCGGTGTGCTCGTTAACGGTGAACATATTTATCTTCAGGGGGTGAACCAGCACCACGACTTGGGCGCGCTGGGTGCCGCATTTAATGTGCGCGCGGCACAACGGCAATTAGAGCTGTTGCAGGAAATGGGGACTAACGCAATTCGCATGGCTCATAACCCACCCGCGCGCGAATTACTTACGCTTACAGATAAAATGGGCTTTCTGGTAGTTGATGAGGTGTTCGACTCCTGGCAACGCAAAAAGACGCCGCTGGATTTTCATCTGATCTTCGACGACTGGTCAGAAGCAGATTTGCGTTCGATGATCCGCCGCGACCGCAATCACCCCTCCGTCTTTATGTGGAGTGTGGGCAACGAAGTGGGTGAGCAGTACACCGATACTGACGGAGCGAAAGTCGGCCAGCGCTTGCATGATATCGCGCACTCGGAGGACCCGACCCGGCCGACAGCGGCGTCGATGAATTACGCCAAAGCGCACATGCCTTTCCCTGAAACCATGGATACCATCAGTCTGAATTATCAGGGAGAGGGCATACGCGATGCGGAGGCCTACGCGCATTTAAAAGGTATTCGTACGCCGCCAAGTTACCCGCAGTTTCACAAAGCATTTCCGGGCAAGGCGATTTTTAGCAGTGAAAACGCGGCCGCGGTGAGCTCGCGTGGAGAATATTTGTTTCCTGTGGCGCGGGGCATCAGTGCGCCGGTTGCCGATGGCAAAGGCGGAGATCCATCGTCTGCACAGGTCAGTGCCTATGAACTCTATACCGCACCTTTTGGCTCATCTGCCGATAAGGTATTTCGCTCGCTTGCGCAGCATCCGTATGTTGCTGGCGGATTTGTGTGGAGCGGTTGGGATTATCTGGGCGAACCCACGCCGTATTATTCTGCGCGCAGTTCATATTTTGGCGTCATTGATCTCGCCGGATTCAAAAAAGATCGCTTCTATCTCTATCAGGCCCACTGGCGACCCGACTACCCCATGGCCCATATTCTGCCCCATTGGAACTGGCCAGATCGGGTAGGCAAGGTCACGCCTGTGCACGTCTTTACTTCCGGCGATGAAGCTGAATTATTTGTCAACGGTAAATCCCAAGGGCGTAAGCAAAAGGGCGATCTGGAGTATCGACTGCGTTGGGATGATGTTGTCTATCAGCCGGGAGAGTTGAGCGTGGTCGCCTACAAAGACGGTGAGAAATGGGCGACAGACACCGTGGTGACAACGGGTGAACCGGCAGGCTTAACCTTGACTGTGGATCGCGCCGGTATTCAAGCGGATGGCAAAGACCTCGCTTTCGTTACTGCAACCGTGGTGGATGCAAACGGCCGCATGGTTCCCACCGCCAACCCTTCACTGACGTTTACAGTCCGTGGGGCTGGCGAGTTGGTTGCCACTGACAATGGTGACGCTACAGATCTTGTGGCATTCCCATCGGCGAAACGCGCCGCGTTTAATGGGCTCGCTCTGGCCATTGTGCGTGCAAAACCCGGTAGTACCGGTGCCATCGAAGTGACTGTTGCTGGCGAAAACCTTTCTTCCGCTGTGATCGAACTGAACAGTACGAAGTAG
- a CDS encoding DASH family cryptochrome: MAAILPKSRVGVFWFSNDLRITDNAALNHAAQSCETLLCVYILDPRLYAPNRYGLRSMGPMRDRFLQESLAQLSVDLNAVGQTLLVLRESPLQAMAQLIGKYDPGLVVRSRHAGFYECKQWAMLQRRYRHISFNAIATHTLFNDENLLPFPLTDLPKTFSQFRKKVEPLADNRNLLPVCDLPPPPRELDRGQTFTWALLKNQSRSIFKGGAEAGVQQLQGYFHTTAPSEYKTVRNALDGWVNSTKLSPWLANGCLSVNQVLLALGEYEAQYSANESTYWIGFELLWREYFQWSAYVHGARLFARDGINGSKKLNTFYSQRFMQWCEGGTPFPLVNALMRQLNATGYMSNRGRQIAASCLVNELALDWRYGAAYFEQQLIDYDVASNWGNWQYIAGVGADPRGGRHFNLDKQREIYDPEGDFIAKWGGESAAAGVNSVDAADWPLADERGRPPE; encoded by the coding sequence GTGGCTGCGATATTGCCCAAGAGCAGAGTCGGTGTGTTCTGGTTTAGCAACGACCTGCGTATCACCGACAACGCGGCATTGAATCATGCGGCCCAGTCGTGTGAGACCTTACTCTGCGTTTACATACTTGATCCTCGCTTGTATGCACCCAATCGGTACGGCCTCAGATCCATGGGGCCGATGCGGGACAGATTTTTACAGGAATCTCTCGCGCAATTGTCCGTCGATCTGAATGCTGTCGGTCAGACGTTACTCGTTCTTCGAGAGTCGCCCTTGCAGGCAATGGCGCAGTTAATTGGCAAGTATGATCCAGGCTTGGTCGTACGCAGTCGACATGCAGGCTTCTATGAATGCAAGCAGTGGGCAATGCTGCAGCGCCGCTATCGTCATATCAGCTTCAACGCTATCGCAACCCATACGTTGTTTAACGACGAAAATCTTCTGCCCTTTCCGCTCACCGATCTGCCAAAAACCTTTTCGCAATTTAGAAAGAAAGTGGAGCCGCTGGCCGATAACCGGAACCTGTTGCCCGTTTGCGACCTTCCGCCGCCGCCCCGGGAGTTGGATCGCGGCCAAACCTTTACATGGGCGTTACTGAAAAACCAAAGCAGATCAATATTCAAAGGCGGGGCTGAGGCTGGAGTTCAGCAATTGCAGGGGTATTTTCATACAACGGCGCCCAGCGAGTACAAAACTGTGCGGAACGCATTGGATGGCTGGGTTAATTCCACCAAATTATCGCCCTGGCTCGCGAATGGTTGCCTGTCGGTTAACCAGGTGTTGCTCGCGTTGGGCGAGTATGAAGCGCAATATTCGGCGAATGAATCCACCTACTGGATAGGGTTCGAGTTGTTGTGGCGAGAGTACTTTCAGTGGTCGGCGTATGTACACGGAGCGCGTTTGTTTGCGCGGGATGGCATTAACGGTAGTAAAAAGCTGAACACCTTTTACTCGCAGCGTTTTATGCAGTGGTGCGAAGGCGGTACACCATTCCCGTTGGTGAATGCATTGATGAGACAACTCAATGCCACGGGGTATATGTCCAATCGCGGGCGACAGATCGCAGCCAGCTGTCTGGTTAACGAGTTGGCACTGGACTGGCGCTACGGCGCGGCTTATTTTGAGCAGCAACTTATCGACTACGATGTCGCATCGAACTGGGGTAACTGGCAGTACATTGCCGGCGTTGGAGCGGATCCGCGCGGTGGGCGACATTTTAATTTGGATAAGCAGCGGGAAATATACGACCCTGAGGGCGACTTTATCGCTAAGTGGGGCGGCGAGAGCGCAGCGGCTGGGGTGAATTCGGTGGATGCGGCGGATTGGCCTTTAGCGGATGAACGAGGCAGGCCACCCGAGTGA